In Rhodanobacter denitrificans, the sequence ACCTTCGCGGAGGACGAGTCCATCCCTTGCTCTGTGATGGTTTCTGCAGTGCTCAGAACAAAGAGTTGCTTCAGCTCGCCAGTCTTAAGCCAGTTGATACGACCGCCGTAATTCCCAGATGAGGCGCGAGACGGTGTGCCGCCCGATGCCGTCCTATAAAGCTCGCCGAGCTTAGTGACGGTCCAGCCAAATGGAACACCCTTCTCGAACTTCGCTTGCTGATAGCCGGGAAAGCGGAAGCGGACGAACCATTCGCGGTAAAGCTGCTCGGCCATCCGCTCCAGCAAGGCAATCCGCCGCCGGCTGTTCTCGATCAAGTCATCGTAGGCCGATAGCACCGCTGCGATCTTTTTCTGCACAGCGCAGTCGGGAATTCGGAAGCGGAAGCTCAGCAATTTCTCGACGCTGAGATTGTCTTGCGTCGTTCCCTGCGAGATCGCCCGGATTCTCTGCTTGTACGTGTCCAGGCAGTATTTGACGTACTTCGCGTCGGATTTTTTGGGATCGGCTGTAAACCCGATGATGCTGTCCGGAAAGCATGCCGGCATAGCCAGAATGGCCGTATCAGCGATGTTTGCCGCAATCGTGATACACAATGTGCCCGGTGGCCAAAGCTTGCTCTGGGCTAGCCCTTTCTCGTTGTACGTCTGGTCGAACTCGCGCAAATAGAAAGGCGCGGCTTTCACGTCACCAGTCTGGACAAAAGGGTATGCCCCGCCGTAAAGCTGCGGGTCGTTTCGGGGTCGATGCCTCGATTTCCCACGTGCGACTGATCCAACTTCGATCAGTTGCTTGAACTCATTTTTGCGCAACACCGAACTCACGCCATATCCACGATGGATTTGAGGTTGCTGCTGATGAGATCTTCCAACGTGCGGGCATCCTCATTCAACTTTGCAAACTCTTCGTTCATTGCCAGCAGCTCAGCGACAAACTCCTCTTCAGTCTTTCCATCCTCCTCGATCACCACGCCCGCATAGCGCCCGGGGTTGAGCGAATATTCCTGCTCGGCCACCTCGGCCGGCGTCGCCAGCTTGCACAGACCGGTGACGTCTTCGTATTCGGCATTCGGAAAACGCTCCTGTAGCCAGCGCACATGGCCGAACCAGTACTCGGCACGGCGCACTTCCGCGTGCAGCGCATCTAACGCGACCTTGAGTGCGCGGATGTCGCGGCCCGTGCCTCCGCGCCGACCTTCGGCCTGGGCAGCATCGGCCAGCTTCTTCTCGTGCGCCCGCACGCGCTTGTCGAGCTGCTTCAAGTCAGCATGCAGCGCGACGAAAAACGGATCGCAGTGCTCGCGCAACCCGAGTTGCGCGCGGTTGCTGGCTTCGGTGGAGGTGCTGGCCTCGGCCTTCGCCCGGTACTTGGCGTAACGCGCCTGCAGCGGCTTCAGCGCGGCCCATTCGGCCTGCATCGCCGCCACCGCCTGCTGGCCTTCGGCATCATCCAACACCGCCAGCAGCTGTTCGGCCAGCGGCGCGATCTGCGCATGGCTTTCGGCCAGTGCGGCGAAGCCGGCGGCGAAGTAGTCGTCCACCGCCTCGATGAACTCGTGCCGGTCGCCGAGATGCAGCTGGCTGATCAGCGCCAGGTTGCGTACCTGCTCGTCGCTGAACTCGCGGTGCGCGCGGTCGACCTGGGTGAACACATTGCGCGCATCGATGAACAGGATGTGGTCGTCGGCCTTGGCCTTGTCGAAGAACCACAGCGTGGCCGGCAGGGTGACGGTGTAGAACATGTTGGATGGCAGGGTCAGCATGCCGTAGATCAGGTTGGCCTCGATCAGCGCCTTGCGGATGTCCGCCTCGGAGTGGCGCGCGTCGCTGGCCGAGTTGGCCATCACCAGCGCGGCGCGGCCCTGTTCGTTGAGCGAGGTGGCGAACAGGTTGATCCACAGGTAGTTGCCGTTGGGCACGGTCTGCTTGCCCTCGTCCGCCTTCTTCACCTTGGTCTTGTTGCGCGGGATGCCGTAGGTGTTGAAGCGGCGGTCGCCCTCCACGCTGCCCAGCGACACGTCGTCGACATTGAACGGCGGATTGGCCAGCACGTAGTCGAACGCACCGAAGCTGTCGTGCGGATCTTCGTAGTAGGTGTTGGCCTGCTTGATCTCGCCGCGCAGGCCGTTGACCGCCAGGTTCATCTTGGCCAGCTTGACCGTTTCGAGCGTCTTCTCCTGGCCGTAGACGTAGATGTCCGCACCGCCCTCGGCCTTGTCGCGACGCTGCTGCTCGATGAAATGCGCGGACTGCACGAACATGCCGCCGGAGCCGCAGGCGGGGTCGTAGACGGTGCCGCCATGCGGCTGGATGATGCCGACCATCAGCCGCACCACCGAGCGCGGGGTGAAGAACTCGCCGCCACCCTGCCCTTCGGACATGGCGAACTCGCCGAGGAAGTATTCGTAGATCTGGCCGAACATGTCGCCATCGGCGTCGGCCGGGATGTCGGCGAAGTTTTTCAGCAGCTGGCGCGGGATGCCGCGGTTCTGCTCGGAGCGGGTGAGGCGAAAGTATTCGTCCTGCGGCAGCACGCCAGCCAGCTCGGGTTTGTACTGCTCGATCGCCTGCATCGCCAGCTTGATCGCCCGGGCGATGTCCTGGTCGTCCGGCAGGTTGAGCAGGTAGTCGTAGCGGGCGTGCTCGGGCAGGTAGAAGCCGCATTGCTCGATGGCGATGGCCGCCAGCTCGCGTTCGGCACGCTTGCCCTTGTGCTTGCCGTATTCGGCGAGGATCGCCGCTTCATGCTTGTGGTAATTGTTGTCGGCGAACTTCAGGAAAATCAGCCCGAGCACCGGCGTGGATTACTCGCTGGCCTTCAGGTCAGAGTTGGCACGCAGGCTGTCGGCCGAACGCCACAGGTCGGCTTCGAGTTTTTTGAGCTGCTCTTTGGTCATCGTCGATTCTTGGGCTGGGTGATGCGCCTGGGCGCTTGCGCCACGGGCATGGTCAAGGCGGCTCCATTCTCGACGCGAGAGGCACGTGGTGGAAACCGCCCGATGCCACCCATTCTCCGCGATCACGGAAGAACTGTCGCTTGTCGGCCATCTACGGTGGATCGGACGACATGGCCTTGCACGCCGCGCACGCGTATCCCGCATGCCCCTGATGAAGCCCGCGACGAATATCCACTGATTCGGAGGATG encodes:
- a CDS encoding restriction endonuclease subunit S codes for the protein MSSVLRKNEFKQLIEVGSVARGKSRHRPRNDPQLYGGAYPFVQTGDVKAAPFYLREFDQTYNEKGLAQSKLWPPGTLCITIAANIADTAILAMPACFPDSIIGFTADPKKSDAKYVKYCLDTYKQRIRAISQGTTQDNLSVEKLLSFRFRIPDCAVQKKIAAVLSAYDDLIENSRRRIALLERMAEQLYREWFVRFRFPGYQQAKFEKGVPFGWTVTKLGELYRTASGGTPSRASSGNYGGRINWLKTGELKQLFVLSTAETITEQGMDSSSAKVFPRQTVVMAMYCAMPDVSLLAIDAATNQACCALLPKKDYLYPSFTYFLAKYALAQMVTFAHGAAQQNLSQDTIKKFQVLVPQKSLIERYLHMAAPIFDQIEVLLRMSEQLVKTRDLLLPRLISGKLRVDELDIQFPPSMQAG
- a CDS encoding HsdM family class I SAM-dependent methyltransferase is translated as MLGLIFLKFADNNYHKHEAAILAEYGKHKGKRAERELAAIAIEQCGFYLPEHARYDYLLNLPDDQDIARAIKLAMQAIEQYKPELAGVLPQDEYFRLTRSEQNRGIPRQLLKNFADIPADADGDMFGQIYEYFLGEFAMSEGQGGGEFFTPRSVVRLMVGIIQPHGGTVYDPACGSGGMFVQSAHFIEQQRRDKAEGGADIYVYGQEKTLETVKLAKMNLAVNGLRGEIKQANTYYEDPHDSFGAFDYVLANPPFNVDDVSLGSVEGDRRFNTYGIPRNKTKVKKADEGKQTVPNGNYLWINLFATSLNEQGRAALVMANSASDARHSEADIRKALIEANLIYGMLTLPSNMFYTVTLPATLWFFDKAKADDHILFIDARNVFTQVDRAHREFSDEQVRNLALISQLHLGDRHEFIEAVDDYFAAGFAALAESHAQIAPLAEQLLAVLDDAEGQQAVAAMQAEWAALKPLQARYAKYRAKAEASTSTEASNRAQLGLREHCDPFFVALHADLKQLDKRVRAHEKKLADAAQAEGRRGGTGRDIRALKVALDALHAEVRRAEYWFGHVRWLQERFPNAEYEDVTGLCKLATPAEVAEQEYSLNPGRYAGVVIEEDGKTEEEFVAELLAMNEEFAKLNEDARTLEDLISSNLKSIVDMA